CCGCCCCTCCCGAGTTGCCCGCGGCTGGCCGCGCCGCCACGCTGCTCGCTTCCATGGAAACCCCCGCTTCCCTGCGCCTCGTTGGACTGGCGCTGTCGCTGACCCTGTGCGCGACCGCTCCCGCCCAAGCCCCTTCCACCTCCACCCCCGCGCCGCCCGCGCTCGCGCTCAACGACTCCGGTTACTTCGCCACGCCCGGCCTCGATGTTATGCTGGCCGACGACTTCTATCCCGAGGGCCACCAAGGTGGGGTGAGCGTCATTCAAAACGGCCGCCGCGTCGCCACCAACGGTGACCTGCGCCTCGAGCCCACGCCCGGCCAATGGTCGCCCATCCCGCGCCTCGTTGAACGCACCGTCGACGCCGCCACCGGCACCATCTCCGCCCACTTCGCCTACCCCGACGCCAAACGCGATCGCACCGGCTTCAACCCCATCCTCTATCCCGACCTGGCCTTCGACTACACCGTGCGCATCGCGCCCGCGCCCACCGAGTCCACTGCCGGCGCCCCCGCCTTTCGCATCACCGTCGACCTCCACGCGCCCCTGCCCGAAGACTGGGTGGGCCGCGTCGGTTTCAACTGGGAATTTTTCCCCGGCTACCTCTTTGGCGCCGTCTACGATCTCGATGGCCAGACCGGCCTCTTCCCCCGCCAGGCCAACGGCCCCACCGCGCTCAACCCGCAACCCACCAACCTCGACAAGGTCATCGGCGACCGCGTCCTCCCGCTGCCCCTCGCCTCCGGCCGCCGCCTCACCGTCGCCCCCGACCGCCCCGACCAACGCCTGAGCATCCGCGCCGTGCGCGGCGACGATCTCGCCCTCTACGACGGCCGCTCCCAACACACCAACGGCTGGTTCATCGTGCGCGCCACCCTGCCCGGCGGCGTCACCGCCGGCGCCCTCGAATGGATCGTCTCCGCCGCCACCTTGCCCGATTGGCAACGCGACCCCGCCGTGCAGGTCTCGCAGGTCGGTTACCACCCCGCCCAACCCAAGTTCGCCGTCGTCGAACTCGACCGTCGCGCCCCCCTCGCCGCCTCCGTGCGCCTCGAACACATCCACCCCGACGGCACCGTCACCACCGCGCTCACCCAACCCGCCACCGCCGCCCGCTGGGACGGCGACTTCCTGCGCTACACCTACCTCAAATTCGATTTCTCCACCGTCACCACACCCGGCCTCTACCGCGTGCGCTACGGTGACGACGCCACCTCGGTCACCTTCCGCATCGATCCGGACCTCTACACCCGCGACGTCTGGCAACCCACCCTCGAAACCTTCCTGCCCGTCCAGATGTGTCACGTGCGCGTCAACGACCGCTACCGCGTCTGGCACGACTTCTGTCATCTCGACGACGCCCTCATGGCGCCGACCGACTTCAACCACTTCGACGGCTACACCCAGGGCCCCTCTACGCTCACTGCCTTCAACCCCGGCGACTTCGTGCCCGGCCTCGATCGCGGCGGCTGGCACGACGCCGGCGACCACGACCTGCGCATCGAATCGCAGATCCACACCGTCTACGGCCTCGCCCTCGCCTGGGAACACTTCGGTATCCGCTACGACAATACAGCCATCGATCAGGCCCGCCGCATCGTCGAGCTGCAGGAACCCGACGGCCAGCCCGACCTGCTGCAACAGATCGAGCACGGCCTGATCTCCATCGTGCCCGCCTACGAATCCCTCGGCCGCCTCTACCGCGGCATCATCACGCCCAGCCACCGCCAATACGTGCTGCTCGGCGATCCCACCGCCGGCACCGACAACGTGAGCGGCGGCACCGACGACAACTGGGTCTTCACCGAGGATAATCCGCGCCGCGAGATCGACACCGCCGCCGGTCTCGCCGCGGGCGCCCGCGCCCTCCGCCACTTCAATCCCGAACTGGCCGACCGCGCCCTCACCATCGCCATCGCGCTCTGGGACCACACCACCGGCGACCAACCCGCCCACCGCATCACCGCCGCCGTCGAGCTGCTCCTCGCAACCGAAGACGAGCGTTACGCCACCTGGCTGCGCACCCACGCCGACGCCATTGCCGAGAGCTTCGAGCGCACCGGCTGGGCCGTCGGTCGCACCCTGCCGCTCATCGACGACGCGGCCTACCACGAGACGCTCAACACCGCCGCCCGCGCCAACGCGACCACCGTCGCCGCCCAGGCCGCCGAGACCCCCT
This portion of the Actomonas aquatica genome encodes:
- a CDS encoding glycoside hydrolase family 9 protein → METPASLRLVGLALSLTLCATAPAQAPSTSTPAPPALALNDSGYFATPGLDVMLADDFYPEGHQGGVSVIQNGRRVATNGDLRLEPTPGQWSPIPRLVERTVDAATGTISAHFAYPDAKRDRTGFNPILYPDLAFDYTVRIAPAPTESTAGAPAFRITVDLHAPLPEDWVGRVGFNWEFFPGYLFGAVYDLDGQTGLFPRQANGPTALNPQPTNLDKVIGDRVLPLPLASGRRLTVAPDRPDQRLSIRAVRGDDLALYDGRSQHTNGWFIVRATLPGGVTAGALEWIVSAATLPDWQRDPAVQVSQVGYHPAQPKFAVVELDRRAPLAASVRLEHIHPDGTVTTALTQPATAARWDGDFLRYTYLKFDFSTVTTPGLYRVRYGDDATSVTFRIDPDLYTRDVWQPTLETFLPVQMCHVRVNDRYRVWHDFCHLDDALMAPTDFNHFDGYTQGPSTLTAFNPGDFVPGLDRGGWHDAGDHDLRIESQIHTVYGLALAWEHFGIRYDNTAIDQARRIVELQEPDGQPDLLQQIEHGLISIVPAYESLGRLYRGIITPSHRQYVLLGDPTAGTDNVSGGTDDNWVFTEDNPRREIDTAAGLAAGARALRHFNPELADRALTIAIALWDHTTGDQPAHRITAAVELLLATEDERYATWLRTHADAIAESFERTGWAVGRTLPLIDDAAYHETLNTAARANATTVAAQAAETPYGIPYRPAIWGAGWNIQSFGRRAYYLHRTWPDLYPADYYLNALNFVLGCHPGDNPLSFVSGVGANSVEVAYGINRADESYIPGGIASGTALIRPDFPELLRWPYLWQQTEYVLGYGTTDFLTLALAAQHELSLADSP